A single region of the Geobacillus subterraneus genome encodes:
- a CDS encoding GDYXXLXY domain-containing protein: MVTRIVKTGYMLALLCMIAGIVYFFAANWPEMGREAKAGTSIGVMAVFYGTAAALAGRHHFVRRWLFIGGVLSFGISLALLGQIYNSHADSYWLFLVWLVPTALLARLTKDPALSVIAVVLLQLTCWFYYFPSAYHIEWAEWASFGRLLLFAAVNGAIFGLSRSPWAAHLAYAAMHGWLLVISVTGFSYERDVWWPYVYAALFAGLLYYFFAVTKQRSYALLTSLFAGLFLLIQYIRLLVDHFETWMLFIGLAAAGVILYGGIMLLRRTGVFSAGTRTGTWALTAFQAVITLAASALATASLLGLYLLWAESWSPYVLFFAAVFGFVLPAWLGRRWNAVVRYTLLAVGYGLGLTVAWELSAAVLFLYAAVLAIGLVRSADRGVHRLTTVALTLYLSAALDPAVEDGRFVLLALAALNGGLYAYGRWSGRTALTPLVLALGALGIATSVDVFAADGMYIAANLAMVAALAFFLFQRRRRERKIAWGYLGLYFVLKYYELAWNLLHKSVSLLAAGVMLLAWAVWLEKRNRLTLSEGVRWRRGVSFFVLLVVAVQFVFVGYTIWQKERLLRYGDVVKLELEPVDPRSVLQGDYIQLRYDISTIRSLDGSGKVKVALRKGPDGVHRFAGVYAVNGEKWPGFTRQQGDILINGTFYGTQVVYGIESYFVPEKTGIKRQEDARFAYVRVSQHGDALLEAISTK; this comes from the coding sequence GTGGTTACCCGTATTGTGAAGACGGGGTACATGTTGGCGCTTTTATGCATGATTGCCGGTATTGTTTACTTTTTTGCGGCCAATTGGCCGGAGATGGGGAGGGAAGCGAAAGCGGGAACGAGCATCGGAGTGATGGCGGTGTTTTATGGGACCGCCGCAGCATTGGCAGGGCGTCATCATTTTGTAAGGCGATGGCTGTTTATTGGCGGAGTGTTGTCATTTGGCATCTCCTTGGCATTGCTTGGGCAAATTTACAATTCCCACGCTGACAGCTATTGGCTGTTTCTCGTTTGGCTTGTGCCGACGGCGTTGCTGGCGCGGCTGACGAAAGATCCCGCGCTTTCGGTCATCGCTGTCGTGCTGCTGCAACTCACCTGCTGGTTTTATTACTTTCCTTCCGCTTACCATATCGAGTGGGCGGAATGGGCGTCGTTTGGCCGGCTGTTGTTGTTTGCGGCTGTGAACGGTGCGATCTTTGGCCTCAGCCGTTCCCCGTGGGCAGCTCATCTCGCTTACGCAGCCATGCACGGTTGGCTGCTCGTGATCAGTGTAACTGGTTTTTCGTATGAGCGTGATGTCTGGTGGCCATACGTGTATGCAGCGCTGTTTGCCGGGTTGCTATATTACTTTTTCGCAGTCACAAAGCAACGGTCATATGCGTTGCTGACAAGTTTATTTGCCGGCTTGTTTTTGTTGATTCAATATATTCGTCTCCTTGTTGATCATTTTGAAACATGGATGCTTTTCATTGGGCTTGCAGCGGCAGGGGTGATTCTGTATGGTGGGATCATGCTTCTGCGGCGGACGGGGGTGTTTTCGGCGGGGACGCGGACTGGGACATGGGCTTTGACAGCGTTTCAAGCGGTGATTACGCTTGCGGCCTCGGCATTGGCGACGGCGAGTTTGCTCGGCTTGTATCTCCTTTGGGCAGAGTCATGGTCGCCGTACGTGCTCTTTTTCGCCGCGGTCTTCGGATTCGTCCTTCCTGCCTGGCTTGGCCGGCGGTGGAACGCCGTTGTCCGCTATACGCTGCTCGCAGTCGGTTACGGGCTCGGGTTAACGGTAGCCTGGGAACTATCGGCGGCTGTGCTGTTTCTTTATGCGGCCGTGTTGGCGATCGGACTGGTCCGCTCCGCCGATCGCGGGGTGCACCGGCTGACGACGGTGGCGTTGACGCTTTACTTGTCGGCGGCGCTCGATCCGGCTGTTGAAGATGGACGGTTTGTGCTGCTGGCGCTTGCTGCGTTGAACGGCGGTTTGTACGCATACGGCCGATGGAGCGGGAGGACAGCTCTCACCCCGCTCGTACTGGCGCTAGGTGCGCTCGGGATTGCGACAAGCGTTGATGTGTTCGCCGCCGACGGGATGTATATAGCTGCCAATCTTGCTATGGTGGCCGCTCTCGCGTTTTTCTTATTTCAACGGCGGCGCCGGGAGCGAAAGATTGCCTGGGGATATTTAGGGCTATATTTCGTGCTGAAATATTATGAACTCGCATGGAATTTGCTTCATAAATCGGTCAGTTTGCTGGCTGCTGGGGTTATGCTGCTTGCTTGGGCCGTCTGGTTGGAAAAACGGAATCGGCTCACGTTATCGGAAGGAGTGCGCTGGCGCCGGGGCGTTTCATTTTTTGTTCTGCTTGTTGTCGCCGTTCAATTTGTTTTTGTAGGGTATACGATATGGCAAAAGGAGCGCTTGTTGCGGTATGGTGATGTGGTAAAGTTGGAACTTGAGCCGGTGGATCCGCGTTCGGTGCTGCAAGGGGACTATATTCAGCTTCGCTATGACATTTCTACGATTCGGTCGTTGGATGGAAGCGGCAAGGTGAAAGTTGCGCTGCGAAAGGGACCGGATGGGGTGCATCGCTTTGCTGGGGTGTACGCCGTGAATGGAGAAAAATGGCCCGGATTTACGCGGCAACAAGGGGATATTTTGATTAACGGCACTTTTTATGGTACGCAAGTCGTATACGGGATTGAGTCGTATTTCGTGCCGGAAAAAACGGGAATAAAGCGGCAGGAAGACGCCCGTTTCGCTTATGTGCGCGTCAGTCAACATGGCGATGCGCTGCTTGAGGCGATTAGCACAAAATAG
- a CDS encoding phosphatase PAP2 family protein, translating into MIAAAGAVLFLFVWVSVAAGLTKAADEGGLQLFASWQWLDPFTFLGNGKTIGIVRVMLVISLWFFRRDVYGMLLVVVAVGGGYGINEWIKHAVGRERPPYAGVEGFSFPSGHAMIGTIYLLLLAYFLAQTRTKRGERAAIYSVFAVLALFTGLSRLSLQVHYPSDVLGGFVLGTAYLSACLALYRIMLRRLERP; encoded by the coding sequence ATGATAGCGGCTGCCGGTGCGGTCCTTTTTTTGTTTGTTTGGGTAAGCGTGGCGGCCGGGCTGACAAAGGCGGCTGACGAAGGCGGGCTGCAGTTGTTTGCTTCATGGCAATGGCTCGATCCGTTTACGTTTCTCGGCAATGGGAAAACCATTGGCATCGTTCGTGTGATGCTCGTCATCAGCTTATGGTTTTTCCGCCGCGATGTATATGGGATGCTGCTTGTCGTTGTTGCCGTTGGCGGAGGGTATGGCATCAATGAATGGATCAAGCACGCTGTCGGGCGGGAACGTCCCCCGTATGCTGGGGTCGAAGGGTTCAGCTTTCCGAGCGGTCATGCGATGATTGGGACGATTTACTTGCTGCTTTTGGCGTATTTTTTGGCGCAAACGCGCACAAAGCGAGGAGAGCGGGCGGCCATTTACAGCGTGTTTGCAGTGCTGGCTCTCTTCACCGGCTTGAGTCGGTTAAGCTTGCAAGTGCATTATCCGTCCGATGTGCTCGGCGGGTTTGTGCTTGGGACTGCTTATTTATCCGCTTGCCTCGCCCTTTACCGCATAATGCTCCGGCGGCTTGAGCGTCCGTAG
- a CDS encoding glutamate synthase subunit beta produces MGKTTGFMEYAREEEKKRDPLSRLDDWKEYAQPFSEEVLARQGARCMDCGTPFCHMGLELNGLTSGCPVHNLIPEWNDLVYRGRWKEALDRLLKTNNFPEFTGRVCPAPCEGSCTVAISDPAVAIKGIERAIIDKGFAEGWVKPRIPKARTGKKVAIVGSGPAGLACADQLNQAGHSVTVYERADRIGGLLMYGIPNMKLEKEIVERRVRLLEEEGVTFITNTEVGKDITADELRAEYDAVVLCVGAQKQRDLVIEGRELEGVHFAMDYLTGVTKSLLDSNFADGQFIDAKDKHVIVIGGGDTGADCVATALRQGCKSVVQFGKHPALPDKRLDSNPWPQYPLVFTLDYAYEEAKAKFGADPRQYCIQTKKIVGDEYGRVKELHTIQMEKTVDENGKAIFHEIPGTEQVWPCDLVFIAIGFEGPEQPVLKQFGVETVNNKVKAPYGKYTTNIEGVFAAGDARRGQSLIVWAIHEGRGAAREVDRFLMGETKLPS; encoded by the coding sequence GTGGGAAAAACAACAGGATTTATGGAATATGCTCGCGAGGAAGAGAAAAAGCGTGACCCGCTTTCCCGTCTTGACGATTGGAAAGAATATGCACAGCCGTTTTCCGAGGAGGTGCTGGCGCGCCAAGGGGCTCGCTGTATGGATTGCGGCACGCCGTTTTGTCATATGGGATTGGAGCTGAACGGCCTCACCTCCGGTTGCCCGGTGCACAACTTAATTCCGGAATGGAATGATTTAGTGTACCGCGGCCGTTGGAAAGAAGCGCTTGATCGGCTTTTGAAAACGAACAACTTCCCGGAATTTACAGGCCGCGTCTGTCCGGCACCGTGTGAAGGCTCGTGTACGGTGGCGATTTCCGATCCGGCAGTGGCGATTAAAGGGATCGAACGGGCCATCATTGATAAAGGGTTTGCCGAAGGATGGGTGAAACCGCGTATCCCGAAAGCGCGCACCGGGAAAAAAGTGGCCATCGTCGGCTCCGGTCCGGCTGGGCTCGCCTGTGCCGATCAGCTCAACCAAGCCGGCCATTCGGTGACGGTGTACGAGCGGGCCGATCGCATCGGCGGTTTGTTGATGTACGGCATTCCGAATATGAAATTGGAAAAAGAAATCGTCGAACGTCGCGTCCGTTTGCTTGAGGAAGAAGGTGTTACGTTTATTACGAACACGGAAGTCGGCAAGGACATCACGGCCGACGAGCTGCGTGCTGAGTATGATGCGGTTGTTTTATGCGTCGGAGCGCAAAAGCAGCGCGACTTGGTTATTGAGGGGCGGGAGCTTGAGGGCGTCCATTTTGCCATGGATTATTTAACCGGGGTGACGAAAAGTTTGCTCGATTCGAATTTTGCCGATGGACAGTTTATTGATGCCAAAGATAAACATGTCATCGTCATCGGCGGCGGCGATACGGGGGCTGACTGTGTAGCGACCGCGCTGCGGCAAGGCTGTAAAAGCGTTGTCCAGTTTGGCAAACATCCGGCTCTTCCGGACAAGCGTCTAGACAGCAATCCGTGGCCGCAATACCCGCTCGTCTTTACGCTTGATTATGCATACGAAGAAGCGAAAGCAAAGTTCGGCGCGGATCCGCGTCAATATTGCATCCAGACGAAAAAAATCGTTGGCGATGAGTATGGCCGGGTGAAAGAACTGCATACGATCCAAATGGAAAAAACCGTCGATGAAAACGGCAAAGCCATCTTTCACGAAATTCCGGGGACAGAACAAGTGTGGCCGTGCGACCTTGTTTTCATCGCCATTGGCTTCGAAGGGCCTGAGCAGCCGGTGTTGAAGCAGTTCGGCGTGGAAACAGTCAACAATAAGGTGAAGGCTCCGTACGGCAAATATACGACAAACATTGAAGGCGTGTTTGCGGCCGGCGACGCCCGCCGCGGCCAAAGCCTGATCGTTTGGGCGATCCACGAGGGCCGGGGGGCGGCCCGTGAAGTGGACCGGTTCCTGATGGGAGAGACGAAGCTGCCGTCGTAA
- the gltB gene encoding glutamate synthase large subunit, which yields MKHYGLPKAQGLYRPEFEHDACGIGFYAHLKGKPSHDIIEKALHMLRQLEHRGGQGSDPETGDGAGIMMQIPHEYFQAVCGEMNLPAKGRYGVGMFFLPENEEKRAHYEAKVNEIIAREGQQLLGWRTVPVDDNKLGKLARQSKPFIRQVFVAASDDITEELAFERKLYVIRKQFEKCVENNECYVASFSSRTIVYKGLLTPEQIDAFYLDLQDERFRSAFALVHSRFSTNTFPSWERAHPNRYLIHNGEINTLRGNVNWMAAREKQFVSEAFGADLEKVTPILDTNGSDSSILDNAFEFFVLAGRKPAHVAMMLIPEPWFWDEQMDDAKKAFYEYHSCLMEPWDGPTAISFTDGRQIGAILDRNGLRPARYYVTKDDYIIFSSEVGVIDVDPNNILYKERLSPGKMLLVDLEQGRIISDQEIKEEMASQQPYRQWIDEQMVTLGDFNVPETVEAPKSLIKLQKAFGYTFEDVEKMILPMATEGKDPTGAMGMDAPLAVLSERPQSLFNYFKQLFAQVTNPPIDAIREYVVTSTMTLLGKEGNILHPDAKAARRIRLETPLLTNEELAALKANPYPEFSCAVLPTLFTDDLKRALDELFAKADEAVESGATLLVLSDRGVDETHVAIPVLLAVSGLHQHLVRNGTRTNVSLLVESGEAREVHHFAALIGYGADAINPYLALETIRQAAENGTIALSYREAVKAYMKAAVDGVVKVMSKMGISTVQSYRGAQIFEAVGISNEVIDEYFTGTASQISGIGLGEIAQEAKMRHEAAFGARHEDDVLDTGSELQWRRNGEHHAFNPQTIHLLQWACRKNDYNLYKQYSKLANEEQLTFLRNLFDFDPNRTPVPIDEVEPVESIVRRFKTGAMSFGSISQEAHEALAIAMNRIGGKSNSGEGGEDPARYVKDENGDWRRSAIKQVASGRFGVKSHYLVNADELQIKMAQGAKPGEGGQLPANKVYPWVGKVRGSTPGVELISPPPHHDIYSIEDLAQLIYDLKNANKDARISVKLVAKAGVGTIAAGVAKGNADVIVISGYDGGTGASPKTSIKHAGLPWELGLAETHQTLMLNGLRDRVVLETDGKLMTGRDVVMAALFGAEEFGFATAPLVVLGCVMMRVCHLDTCPVGVATQNPELRKKFAGEPEHVVNFMYFVAQEVREIMAELGFRTIDEMVGRVDILKVSERAKAHWKAKHLDLSRLLHQVDGPRTCGKGQNHRLETTLDYTEILPAVQPALERQEPVELELAIRNVHRTVGAMTGSEISKRYGEEGLPEDTIRLRFVGSAGQSFAAFAPKGMTLELVGDANDYVGKGLSGGKVIVRPPLEASFASADNVIIGNVAFYGATSGEAYIRGRAGERFAVRNSGVHAVVEGVGDHGCEYMTGGRVVILGSVGKNFAAGMSGGIAYVLADEDSWQQTANRELVAFEQLEDEQEMLAVRRMIENHYRYTGSQRAALVLDEWDVYVKRFVKVIPRNYKLMVETIQMLEQSGLSYEEAAMAAFETVAKRKKAAAASAHVLQVAAK from the coding sequence ATGAAACACTACGGATTACCGAAAGCACAAGGGCTGTATCGCCCGGAATTTGAACATGATGCATGCGGGATCGGGTTTTATGCTCATTTAAAAGGAAAACCGTCACATGACATTATTGAAAAAGCGCTCCATATGCTTCGCCAGCTTGAACACCGGGGCGGCCAAGGCAGCGATCCGGAAACGGGCGACGGTGCGGGCATTATGATGCAAATTCCGCACGAGTATTTTCAAGCGGTGTGCGGCGAAATGAACTTGCCGGCAAAAGGTCGCTACGGGGTCGGGATGTTCTTTTTGCCGGAAAATGAAGAGAAACGGGCGCATTATGAAGCAAAAGTAAATGAAATCATCGCCCGGGAAGGACAGCAGCTGCTCGGCTGGAGGACGGTGCCGGTTGACGACAACAAACTTGGCAAACTGGCGCGGCAAAGCAAACCGTTCATTCGCCAAGTGTTTGTTGCTGCGAGCGACGACATTACCGAAGAACTGGCATTTGAACGGAAATTGTATGTCATTCGCAAACAGTTTGAAAAGTGCGTGGAAAACAATGAGTGCTATGTGGCGAGCTTCTCGAGCCGGACGATCGTGTATAAGGGGCTTTTGACGCCGGAACAAATTGATGCGTTTTATTTGGATTTGCAGGATGAACGGTTCCGCTCGGCGTTCGCCCTTGTGCACTCGCGTTTCAGCACGAACACGTTCCCAAGCTGGGAGCGGGCTCATCCGAACCGTTATTTGATCCATAACGGCGAGATCAACACGCTCCGCGGCAACGTCAACTGGATGGCGGCGCGCGAGAAACAATTTGTCTCGGAAGCGTTCGGCGCCGATTTGGAAAAGGTGACGCCGATTTTAGATACAAACGGAAGCGATTCGTCAATTTTGGACAATGCGTTTGAATTTTTCGTTCTTGCTGGCCGGAAGCCGGCCCATGTGGCGATGATGCTCATTCCGGAACCGTGGTTTTGGGATGAACAAATGGATGACGCGAAAAAGGCGTTTTACGAGTATCATAGCTGTTTGATGGAGCCGTGGGACGGCCCGACGGCGATTTCGTTCACCGACGGCAGGCAAATCGGCGCCATTTTGGACCGGAACGGCTTGCGTCCGGCCCGCTATTACGTGACGAAAGACGACTACATTATTTTCTCGTCCGAAGTCGGCGTCATCGATGTCGACCCGAACAACATTTTATATAAAGAACGGCTGAGCCCGGGGAAAATGTTGCTTGTTGATTTGGAGCAAGGGCGGATCATTTCTGATCAGGAAATTAAGGAAGAAATGGCGAGCCAACAGCCGTACCGTCAATGGATTGACGAGCAAATGGTGACGCTTGGCGACTTCAACGTTCCGGAAACGGTTGAAGCGCCGAAATCGCTCATTAAGTTGCAAAAAGCGTTCGGCTACACGTTCGAAGATGTCGAAAAAATGATTTTGCCGATGGCGACGGAAGGGAAAGACCCGACGGGTGCGATGGGCATGGACGCTCCGCTGGCGGTGCTGTCGGAACGGCCGCAAAGCTTGTTTAACTACTTCAAGCAGCTGTTTGCCCAAGTCACGAACCCGCCGATTGACGCAATTCGCGAGTATGTCGTCACGTCAACGATGACGCTGCTCGGCAAAGAAGGGAATATTTTGCATCCGGACGCCAAGGCAGCGCGGCGCATTCGCCTTGAGACGCCGCTATTGACAAACGAGGAACTGGCAGCTCTGAAAGCCAATCCGTATCCAGAGTTTTCGTGCGCGGTGCTGCCGACGCTGTTTACGGATGACTTGAAACGAGCGCTTGACGAGCTGTTCGCCAAAGCGGATGAGGCGGTTGAAAGCGGCGCGACGCTTCTCGTTCTGTCCGACCGCGGCGTTGATGAAACACATGTGGCGATTCCAGTGTTGCTTGCGGTAAGTGGGCTTCACCAGCACCTCGTCCGGAACGGGACACGGACGAACGTCAGCCTGCTTGTTGAAAGCGGCGAAGCGCGTGAAGTGCACCATTTTGCGGCGCTGATCGGCTACGGCGCGGATGCCATCAACCCGTATTTGGCGCTCGAGACGATCCGTCAGGCAGCGGAAAACGGTACGATCGCCTTGTCGTACCGTGAAGCGGTGAAGGCGTATATGAAAGCGGCAGTCGACGGCGTTGTCAAAGTGATGTCGAAAATGGGGATTTCGACCGTGCAAAGCTACCGCGGCGCCCAAATTTTTGAAGCGGTCGGCATCAGCAACGAGGTCATCGATGAATACTTCACTGGCACAGCGTCGCAAATTAGCGGCATCGGGCTCGGCGAAATTGCGCAGGAAGCGAAAATGCGCCATGAAGCAGCATTTGGCGCCCGTCACGAAGACGATGTGTTAGATACCGGCAGCGAGCTGCAATGGCGGCGCAACGGCGAACACCATGCGTTCAACCCGCAGACGATCCATTTGTTGCAATGGGCGTGCCGGAAAAATGATTACAATCTTTATAAGCAATATTCGAAACTGGCCAATGAAGAACAGTTGACGTTCTTGCGCAACTTGTTCGACTTCGATCCGAACCGGACGCCGGTGCCGATTGACGAAGTCGAGCCGGTCGAGTCGATCGTCCGCCGCTTCAAAACCGGAGCGATGTCGTTTGGCTCGATCAGCCAAGAGGCGCATGAGGCGTTGGCGATTGCCATGAACCGGATCGGCGGGAAAAGCAACAGCGGTGAAGGCGGGGAAGACCCGGCTCGCTATGTGAAGGACGAAAACGGCGACTGGCGCCGCAGCGCGATCAAGCAAGTCGCTTCCGGGCGTTTTGGCGTGAAAAGTCATTATTTAGTCAACGCCGACGAATTGCAAATTAAAATGGCCCAAGGGGCAAAACCAGGCGAGGGCGGACAGCTTCCGGCCAACAAAGTGTACCCATGGGTCGGCAAAGTGCGTGGCTCGACGCCGGGGGTGGAGCTCATTTCTCCGCCGCCGCACCATGACATTTACTCGATCGAAGATTTGGCCCAGTTGATTTATGATTTGAAAAATGCGAACAAAGACGCACGCATTAGCGTCAAGCTCGTGGCGAAAGCGGGCGTTGGCACGATCGCTGCCGGGGTAGCGAAAGGAAACGCCGATGTCATCGTCATCAGCGGTTATGACGGCGGCACGGGCGCTTCGCCGAAAACGAGCATTAAACATGCCGGCCTGCCGTGGGAGCTTGGTTTGGCGGAAACGCACCAAACGCTGATGCTCAACGGCTTGCGCGACCGTGTCGTCCTAGAAACGGACGGCAAACTCATGACCGGCCGTGACGTTGTGATGGCTGCGCTGTTTGGGGCCGAAGAATTCGGGTTTGCGACGGCACCGCTCGTCGTTTTAGGCTGTGTCATGATGCGCGTCTGCCATTTGGATACGTGTCCAGTCGGCGTGGCGACACAAAATCCGGAATTGCGCAAGAAGTTTGCGGGTGAGCCGGAACATGTTGTCAACTTCATGTACTTTGTCGCCCAAGAAGTGCGTGAAATTATGGCTGAGCTCGGCTTCCGCACGATCGATGAAATGGTCGGCCGCGTCGATATTCTGAAAGTGAGCGAGCGGGCGAAAGCGCACTGGAAAGCGAAACATCTCGACTTGTCCCGCCTGCTGCACCAAGTCGATGGCCCGCGCACTTGCGGCAAAGGACAAAACCATCGTTTGGAAACGACGCTTGACTATACAGAAATTTTGCCGGCGGTGCAGCCAGCGCTTGAGCGGCAAGAGCCGGTTGAACTCGAACTCGCGATCCGTAACGTTCACCGCACGGTTGGGGCGATGACCGGCAGCGAAATTTCGAAGCGCTACGGCGAGGAAGGGCTGCCGGAAGATACGATCCGCCTCCGTTTTGTCGGATCAGCCGGGCAAAGCTTTGCGGCGTTTGCGCCGAAAGGAATGACACTCGAGCTTGTCGGTGACGCGAACGACTACGTCGGCAAAGGGCTCTCGGGCGGAAAGGTGATCGTCCGTCCGCCGCTTGAGGCGTCGTTTGCGTCGGCAGACAACGTCATTATCGGCAACGTTGCCTTCTACGGAGCGACGAGCGGCGAGGCGTACATTCGCGGCCGCGCCGGCGAGCGGTTTGCGGTGCGCAACAGCGGTGTCCATGCCGTTGTCGAAGGCGTCGGCGACCACGGCTGTGAGTATATGACCGGCGGCCGTGTGGTCATTCTCGGCTCGGTCGGCAAAAACTTTGCCGCCGGCATGTCGGGGGGCATCGCCTACGTTCTCGCTGATGAAGACAGCTGGCAACAAACAGCCAACCGAGAGCTCGTCGCGTTTGAACAGCTCGAAGACGAGCAAGAAATGCTGGCAGTGCGTCGGATGATCGAAAACCATTACCGCTATACGGGAAGCCAGCGGGCGGCGTTAGTGCTTGACGAGTGGGACGTCTATGTAAAGCGGTTTGTCAAAGTGATTCCGCGCAACTACAAACTGATGGTTGAAACGATTCAAATGCTTGAACAGTCCGGGCTTTCGTATGAAGAAGCTGCCATGGCGGCGTTTGAAACGGTGGCGAAACGGAAAAAAGCGGCTGCCGCCAGCGCCCATGTGCTGCAAGTGGCCGCAAAATAA
- a CDS encoding LysR family transcriptional regulator has translation MELRQLQYFVEVAKREHVSEAADALHVAQSAISRQIANLEAELGVQLFEREGRNVKLTPIGRHFLPHAEAVLKAVDDAKQQIEEYLDPERGTIKIGFPTSLASHMMPMVISAFKGEHPNVSFHLRQGSYHYLIEAVKKREIDLAFLGPIPAREIGIKGEILFSEPFAALLPNSHPLARRDRIVLNELRHDPFVTFPKGYILHQIVIDACHQAGFSPNISSEGEDLDAIKGLVSAGIGVTLLPESALSESLLRYAAKVPIEMPQVKRNVGIIISDHHELAPSVKVFYRFVKDFFSELERYQLRG, from the coding sequence ATGGAATTACGACAGCTGCAATATTTCGTTGAAGTCGCCAAGCGCGAACACGTGTCTGAAGCGGCCGATGCGCTTCACGTCGCCCAGTCGGCGATCAGCCGGCAAATTGCCAACCTCGAAGCGGAGCTTGGCGTCCAGCTCTTTGAACGCGAAGGGCGGAACGTGAAGCTCACCCCGATCGGACGCCACTTTTTGCCGCACGCGGAAGCGGTGCTAAAAGCGGTCGACGATGCAAAGCAACAAATTGAGGAATATTTGGACCCGGAACGCGGGACGATTAAAATCGGCTTCCCGACAAGCCTCGCCAGCCATATGATGCCGATGGTCATTTCCGCTTTCAAAGGCGAGCACCCGAACGTCTCGTTCCATCTTCGTCAAGGATCGTACCATTATTTGATTGAAGCGGTGAAAAAGAGGGAAATTGATTTGGCGTTTCTTGGACCGATTCCGGCGCGCGAAATCGGCATTAAGGGAGAAATTTTATTTTCCGAGCCGTTTGCCGCCCTCTTGCCAAACAGCCACCCGCTCGCCCGCCGCGACCGGATCGTATTGAACGAACTGCGCCATGATCCATTTGTAACGTTTCCAAAAGGATACATTTTGCATCAAATCGTTATTGACGCTTGCCACCAAGCCGGATTTTCGCCCAACATTTCATCGGAAGGCGAAGATCTCGATGCCATTAAAGGGCTTGTCTCCGCTGGCATCGGCGTCACTCTCCTGCCGGAAAGCGCCTTGTCAGAAAGCTTGCTTCGTTACGCCGCCAAGGTGCCGATTGAAATGCCGCAAGTAAAGCGCAACGTCGGCATCATCATTTCCGATCATCACGAGCTTGCCCCATCGGTGAAAGTATTCTACCGGTTTGTGAAAGACTTTTTCTCCGAGCTGGAGCGGTATCAATTGCGGGGATGA
- a CDS encoding NADPH:quinone oxidoreductase family protein: protein MSAFQAFVVNKTETEFTAGVQTISMDDLPEGDVVVRVHYSSVNYKDGLASIPDGKIVKTYPFVPGIDLAGVVVSSQHPRFREGDEVIATGYEIGVTHFGGYSEYARLHGDWLVPLPKGLTLKEAMAIGTAGFTAALSIHRLEEHGLTPERGPVLVTGATGGVGSLAVSMLAKRGYTVEASTGKTAEHDYLRALGAKEVLTREDVTAERIRPLDKQRWAAAVDPVGGRTLATVLSRIRYGGAVAVSGLTGGAEVPTTVHPFILRGVSLLGIDSVYCPMDVRLRIWERLAGDLKPDLERIAQEISLAELPQALKRILRGELRGRMVVRLG from the coding sequence ATGTCCGCATTTCAAGCGTTTGTTGTCAACAAAACCGAAACAGAATTTACCGCCGGCGTGCAGACGATATCCATGGATGATTTGCCGGAAGGAGACGTCGTTGTCCGCGTCCATTATTCAAGCGTCAACTACAAAGATGGATTGGCGTCCATTCCGGACGGCAAAATTGTGAAAACGTATCCGTTCGTGCCGGGAATTGATTTGGCCGGGGTGGTTGTTTCGTCGCAACATCCGCGTTTTCGCGAAGGGGATGAGGTGATTGCGACCGGTTATGAAATCGGTGTGACGCATTTCGGGGGCTACAGCGAGTACGCCCGGCTGCACGGCGATTGGCTCGTGCCGCTGCCAAAAGGGTTGACGTTGAAAGAAGCGATGGCGATCGGCACGGCTGGGTTCACGGCGGCATTGTCCATTCACAGGCTTGAGGAGCATGGGTTGACGCCGGAACGCGGACCGGTGCTTGTCACGGGGGCGACGGGCGGCGTCGGGAGTCTGGCTGTGTCGATGCTCGCGAAGCGCGGCTATACGGTGGAAGCGAGCACAGGCAAAACGGCGGAGCACGACTATTTGCGCGCCCTCGGCGCCAAGGAAGTGTTGACGCGCGAAGACGTCACGGCTGAACGCATTCGTCCGCTGGATAAGCAGCGCTGGGCCGCGGCGGTCGACCCGGTCGGCGGCCGGACGCTGGCGACGGTGTTAAGCCGCATCCGCTACGGCGGAGCGGTGGCGGTGAGCGGACTGACCGGAGGGGCGGAAGTGCCGACGACGGTCCATCCGTTTATTTTGCGCGGTGTCAGCTTGCTTGGCATCGATTCTGTCTATTGTCCAATGGATGTGCGCCTCCGCATTTGGGAGCGGCTCGCTGGCGACTTAAAGCCGGATTTGGAGCGGATTGCTCAAGAGATTTCGCTCGCTGAATTGCCGCAAGCGCTTAAGCGCATTTTGCGCGGCGAACTGCGCGGCCGGATGGTGGTGCGGCTGGGATGA